TGGGGTTCGACAATGGAATGCAGTTGAAGATTTTTGTCTCAAAGTGTAAGCTTTCACATGTCTCAAAGTGTAAGCTTTCAGTGCCATAGTTTTTTCTTGTCTCGTTTCAGAGGTCTTGCAAAGCTTAATAGTTAATACTACTGTATCAGGAGTAACTATATATTATCGCACGTAGTGAATGAACAAATTCATGCATGCCTTCACCACATCTCTATAATGTATTTTCTGATCACAATTCTTTTCAATATAACCGACTAACTACCGACCATATCAAACTCTTTGTGAAAGTGTCCTCTGCTAATTGGATGGTGACTATTGTTCTATCTTCCTGTTATTTGTACCGTTCTTTCTTGCAAGAATATGGTGAAAAAACACACTGCTGATAACATAAACAAAGAAATATTGGTCCTCGGGATGCGGCCATTGCCTCGATATCATTCTTTAAGAATTAGAGCTTGAGTGAGTAGTGGAGCTTGGAGCATATTTTCCTGTTGTTGTACTTGAGGGAAAATCTTCGGTCGACCATAGTTTTGGATTTGCTGTCCCTCTCATCGAGTTCGGACGCCAACAGGAACTTTAAGTTTCCCCCACAAATGCATCCCCAGAACGTTACCTTTGCATTATCTGCCATCATGGTAGAAGTCTAATTAAGGGTGGCTGCGTGGAATCTGTTTCACCGATTAAGCTAGAAGGAAACTGTTTCGTTCCCACCATTGTATTATAGGTCTCTGAAAATGACAATACTCTTTCTAATTAACTACAAGCTATAATAAAGATATGGGGAAGAAAAAGCCATAATAATTAAGGATACCCGAAATTCAACCATGGGAGAGTGTCTAGGGCACCTTAATTAATAAGATTGATGAAAAAGTAAATGCAAAGATACATGCAGAAATAACTCAATAGTGCTCGAGGACGATTTTAAGTCAACTAAAACAATTACATTGTttggagcaaaaaaaaaagaaaaaaagagtagGTTATACGCTATTAGTTTCAAAGATTTCAATGAAATAAACGATTACATTGTTATTAATATGGATCGATAGAATTTTAACCATGAGCTCTAGCTTGCATGAGCTTCTTTTGAAGAGAACACTCTATAACCTGCAAACAAAATTCCGGAATGACCTTATTTCATGCCTCAAACGACGAGCTTGAAGGATAGCCCAACGAATAATGAGGCCATTGATTCACGGTCCGGTACTTTTCTGGTGCCCCTTCTTTTTGGCAAACAGAAATCCAAATGATGGcctcttcttcaatttcttttctCCAACTGAAGGGGTTGAATTTACTCCCTCTTGACGATGATGAGGACGATCATCTTCTTCTTTGCTAATAATCACTCGAGTTAGCAGTGGAGGACTGGCAAACTTGACTGACCTCTTCTTTTCGAGCTCCTCGAACCCTTGAGTTTGTGTACTCTTGACTTCAACTTTGGTGCTTGCGTTTTCAATGAACTTGAGTTCTTCAATCTCAGAATCAAGTGATGGTGTCGGTTTGTGATGATCAGTTAATTCCCTCGAGCCCTTCAGCTGCTGTAGCTCCTTCTTTGTCTGCTCAAGCTCTAGTTTGAGGGAATGAAGGTAGTATGCCATTAGATTTCCTTCTTCTTTAGATTTTTCAAGGCTTCTTTTGGTCTCTTCAAGCTCAGCTGTCACTGTTCCTATTTTAGATTGGTGTGGCTGTTCAGCATCGCCTCTTGCTTGCATCTGAACACAGAAAGAAACGCATTCAGTCAGTTGGCCGTACACAATCAAAGTCATTTAAATACCCAGCCCTGTACCTAGTGGATTGTAAACTTCAGCAGAAACTGACTgaatattaaaaaaagaaactaacagTAAGGAAGTTTCTTACGTACAATTCACTGACATTAAATATATATCTCGAATGTCTTTCCCTtaaatttctccaatttcaaAGATTCTATAGAATTCTTTGCTATTCATTCAGAATTTTCGCTTAAAGGGTGCATGCTTGAAATTTGGTGGCTTGCCTGGAGTTGCAAGTTACTTACGTACAAAATGCATGACTGACTATTGCGTGCCTCACATGACCACCATGATTTGTAGAATTTGATCAAACTAAGGTAAATGGATAATCCAGTATATATATACGCCGCCTGAATTGCTTATTTCTGATTAGAACACACGAATAAGATAATACAGAAAGATTAAAGGGAGACAACTGAGTTTAGGTAGGagggaaagagaagaaagaaataacCGGCTAGAACCTGTTTAAGCTTGTTTccaatgatttcaccggctagAACCTTTTCCCCAAACAGCGTCACTGCTTCCTTCACAGAACGAAAAGGTTGCCTCATGTCAATTTCTACTCTTCCCCTCACCACCACTCCTCCTCCTTCACCCTCCATATTCATCACTTGACAGTCAGCTGCCCAGCCTACACAGCCCACGGCATGTAATGTGTATTAGTTATTCCTTCCTAGCACTTCGATCAATGGTATTTGAAGCCAGTTGATCGAGATGACCAAGACGACGATGTCTTTAATTTGGATGATTTCACTTCACCATTGTATATACTAGTTGAAGATCGAGAAGGTGTGGTTGGTTAGTATTAGTTATGGTGGTGGTGGGATGCTGGGATATTGATTCTCCATATGATGATTACCTAAAGTAAGTACATAAAATGATATTGAATAAGTTAGTAAAACCATTTCTTCGCGTCCACTTCACTAGACATATCTGTTAATTGACGCTGATGTATAAGGTGGTTGCACCATCCTAATTCCTGTGATCAATCCCTTGCTATATCTAAACTACATTTCTCAAGTGTGAAAGATAAAGAGCAAGTTTACCGGAAGTGGACCTTTTATGGTCCCCCAATTCCGCCGCCTTGATTTCGACTTGCCTCCCTCTCTTATGGACCCCAACTACTTTTACACCAAGTGCTCCCTAGATAATGCATACTGCGTATGCTATTCGTACTTGAGGATGTATaatgatggtaaaaaaaaatatatggttACTTAAATTCGGAATCCGTAGGGTATAACGAACAGCTTCAATTTGATTGTTACATGTTTGGCTTAGCAGGTCAATTTCCTACGACGTCAGAAGTTGTTGCCTCCTTGTGCTCAGCGTCGAGTTAAACATCAATCGGTTACGTTAACTCTTCTACTTCGCGCAGAAACTTGTTGGTTTTACTCTGAATTACTCCGTTCATAAGAAGGCAAACAAACATAGGACGGCAAGTAGATTTTCTAGTTCTTTACTTGTACATCATTACATTCAAGTCACACTACCGCATTTGTATTTGTAAAGGAGACCCAAAACGTACCTAtatatcaaagctgaaattaaAGTTCCCTCCTAAAGGAACTGGCCAACCTTAACACTCGTGTGCTATTAAACCAAACTTCTTGCAAGTACAGAGTCAAACAATGAATTTCTAAAATGTATTTGTTTTTCTTGGGTTAATTATAATTAATCTTCATAAGGTATACCCTGATTCTCACTTTACCTCTTAgcaattattttttgttatttaaacCACTAAGAAATGAAAATACCTTTTTATCATGCTAATTTTTTATCTTCGAATCTTCTTCTTTCGTTTACAATGAAATTTAACTCGTggttgatcactttaattgatGGCGGTAATGTATCACATGAAAGGAATAGATGTAATTGAttactttaaaaaataatataaaaaaccCCAATAAGCAAATGATCCATTAGACggaaaaaaaggaacaaaaaattGTCCAAATAACCGACACTTTACTATGCATATAAAAATCGGTAACTGATTTTGAATCGTTctgttataaaaatatatacagtttcttttatttcaaaattaaataatgAATGCCCGAAATTTCCAGTTAGGATGAATTATAACACAATGCAAAAAAGGAGGGACAAATTAATTTTGAATCTCTAACATGTAAGgaaataatattaatacataaaTACACTAAGGTTTGATTCTTTAATGaataaaagttcttaaaagaggAAACTCGTCGatagagaatttttttttgttcaaatataaatatttgaaaaaagaaaactaactTGGAAGAAACATGttagagaagggaaaaaaaaataatcatagtGGAGGGGTAACTTTACCttattagggtttttttttcttttttttttcggagaaGACAATTGTAGTATATCCTAATCTATCCTACACTAGGGGAGGGGGTGGATTTAAGGAGGTTTAGGGGTAAACCGGAGAGAactgaaccaccaccggacCAAACTAATGCACTATACACCtgtctgaattttttaaagtaAATTCACATTTTAATGTGATAATTGGTGCCATTGCCTCCTACCCCACCAAGCCTTAAAGGCTTGATGGTGGGCACCAGCCCAAAGGCTGGTAGTTTAACTTATTGGGGTTAAGTGACATAAAttaatattataaaataaatgagaATTAGTATATATCTTAGGAGAATAaattgtaagtttttttttttgcgctgGGGTGGGGGCGTGGAGGTACCAACTTGGATTTTGTTCACTATTCGGTCAAGAACTCGAATTTTTAATCTTCTATGTTGGAACGATCGGACTAGTCCAGCCGACTAATCTTATGGGCTAAGTTGTGACAAGCCTATCAATATCTCCGTACCGGGTCGCCCGAAGCTCAACCATATCAGGATATACTACTGCCtagtgaaatttgaaatttttatgtttaCAATTTCATTTGTTGTCTTATTTTTCACTAATCAACTACATTTCTTTCATATAGTTATAAATTTAAACTTCTCTTTGTTCTTATTGCATTCTGATTGGTATGTATACCTAAACTTGAAAGCCTTACAGCCAAAACTATATatgcttctttttttatttttgggaaaCTACCACATTAATTTCCTAAAAGTTTGCTTAGACAATAAAATGAAATCATTTGGCAGAACATCAATCGAAAACAATGAATTGCATTAAAGTTACTACAGTTTGCCTcggaaaaaaatgatgaaagatATAAATTTGTGATCAAAATGAAGTGCATCAATCGTTTTAGCATGCAATTTGTGAGTGTATTCAGATAAgagattatttgagataattttattaaaaaagtaataatacaatgcatgtgagataaaaaaaaaagataattaaaaaaatgtgttgatgataGAAGTAAACCAATGTGTATGTAAGTGATGTGTAAATAAGTTTTAAATGATGAAAGACATTTTTTACCTACTTAAGTAGATTAAAGTATTCttgttctttattttctttagcTTTCGAGTTCTCAATGGCAACAGTAGCGAAAACCATCACAACTTTTAAAACCATTATCTAAAATGATACTATTGTCTCAAACTACAAAGCATGTTTCGTTCTTTTTGGGGAAAATATAATGCGTGAACACAAATTGTAATAATTGACATGTTAGCCAACTAAATATATTAACATATATTGTAACCTGATACAACTGTCAAAAGTAAGACTCGAACTGAGCTGATGCGGACCGAGCTAGTCGAGGGCGACCAAGCTGAGAGGGGAAAAGCAAGCGGGCTATCTTGCAAAGAAAAGGCAAAGGCGGGGCTAAGGTCCCCAAAGtaactccgacgatcaagtcaaCGAGAGCTTGAGAGTAAAGTAACAATAtagagtactgtagatggcgtaccttgtgtcgtcGTATGAGGCTACATTTATAGGCTTGCGGGTAGTAATTTCCATATAGGAGTCGGAGTCCTCTAGGGTTTGGAGTCTCTCTAGGGTTTCGCGTGAATACCCCGAACGGTTCGGAGGCCGCGGCCTACTAGGCCCACCTAACGGAGAGGCGGTGGCGGCCGCCGAGTTGGTGCTCTCCAGCCGACCTGGCTGATCCGAGCTGGCGGGCCACCATGGCTGAACTAACACGTGGCTACTGTCAATTGGtcccactacactagcccccttTTGAGTCTAGAGTCATCGAAAGGTCGCATGAGTCTGGATCAAATTTCGAGACAACTGGTCGGTTCGGAGCAGAGCCCATTATCCCATGACGGCTGCCTTTATCTGAGTAACTACTACGTTTGCTTGTGTAATTGGTACTTCAAAGGTCATGTCCCATTATGATGGTGGTTGTCAGCCTAACCGTCACCCAAGGCGACGGTTTTCTagtattaaatttgaaattttaattcGGGGCTCTTCATCTTCCCGCTCGggtggcctataaataggccccATCAGACGTCACTTTCAAGTTTCCTTCCTCATTTTATCTACTTCCAAATTTCCATCAGCTCGCACAACGCTTAGTGAGTTTGTCCGAGAGTAGCGTCCCCTTCTAAGCACCTACCAGCTCTTCTTCCTTATCTGCTAATAAgtcctcttttccttttaagTCTTCTTCTTTCACACACTCAAACATCACTAGTTCCGCACCTAGGCGTAGAGTAGTCCGACCTGCCCCAATAGAAataatttccttttcttctagCTCCTTTTCTTCCAACTCGTCTGATTCTGAATATCTTCCTTCTCCCATTCGTTCACCAATCCGAGCCATGATCCCGTTCGACCAGCCTGCCCAGCCTGTTGGGAGAGATGTTGTTCAGGGTATTCTCCTGGAAGCAGCTCCTATTAATACCGGGGCAGGAACTGCCGGGGGGCATGACACTGATTTTGGGGAAGTCGAGGTAATACTCCCCTCCTAAATCAGGCAAATGTAAACGAGCTGGTGGAGAGGTATGATATCCCTCTTCAGTTCGAGGCCAGGGCCGCCCAACCTGGTCAGTACGCCAACCGACCTCTCCCAAGCTTTGTGGCCATCTACAGAGATCAGTTCATAGCTGGTCTCCGCCTTCCGATTCCTCATTTCATTTATCAAATTCTGACCTTCTAGGGAATTCAGATAGCCCGGCTTGTCCATAACGCTGTTTGATCGATTCTCGGCTTCTTTATCTTGTGCATAGTCCTCGAGATTCCCCATTCCTTAGATCTGTTCAGATCATTTTTTCAAATGAAGATTAGCGATTTGGTCCATGGTTAGTTCTACTTCGCTCGTAGaagcgggggggggggggagctcCCAACCCATGAGCTGTTCTCGCACGTTCCTTCCTCTATTAAGGGCTGGAAGGCCCAATTCTTCTATGTGAAGAACACAGGCTTTTCTCTCTTGACCTGGAGGGAGGAGACCCAGGTGTCTGATCCCATTCCTTCGCCCCTACCAACGACCGAGCTGGACCGCCTGATTAGTTCGGGAGCTTGGTTGAAAGTGAAGGAATTCAACAGCGCCTAGCTCTGGTCCGCGGGGTTGATTCAGGCAGGGGTGAATGACTCTACTCCCGATCTCCGACCTCTCACCCCCGAGAAGTTGGCAGTTTGTAAATTCTTGATCTCATCCCCTCTTCCTCCTTCTTTTTTATGAGTTCAACTATGTTGTCCGAACTGACCTCTTCTCTTTGTCCTATAGTGAAGAAATTTTCTCAACTGTTGAACATAGGGGGAACTGGCGGTTTGAGTACGCCTGCTACTGAGCTCTCCACCGTTCATGTCAGCATGGCTCTTC
The genomic region above belongs to Coffea arabica cultivar ET-39 chromosome 7c, Coffea Arabica ET-39 HiFi, whole genome shotgun sequence and contains:
- the LOC113700177 gene encoding WEB family protein At2g17940-like codes for the protein MNMEGEGGGVVVRGRVEIDMRQPFRSVKEAVTLFGEKVLAGEIIGNKLKQMQARGDAEQPHQSKIGTVTAELEETKRSLEKSKEEGNLMAYYLHSLKLELEQTKKELQQLKGSRELTDHHKPTPSLDSEIEELKFIENASTKVEVKSTQTQGFEELEKKRSVKFASPPLLTRVIISKEEDDRPHHRQEGVNSTPSVGEKKLKKRPSFGFLFAKKKGHQKSTGP